A single region of the Vicia villosa cultivar HV-30 ecotype Madison, WI linkage group LG4, Vvil1.0, whole genome shotgun sequence genome encodes:
- the LOC131598099 gene encoding uncharacterized protein LOC131598099 has product MDILTDTVKERTRHTSAYKIPDIDVSGLIGLSSRLKGEVLRDFNHEYGNLLSILNTSFDPMALITLFQFYDPQLRCFTFQDYQLVPTLEEFSYILNIRITDDVPFVRVPEVVRFERVAEALHMGIKEVERNWKSSGGVSGFYLCFLISRAEDAAKREHWVDFSRLLAIMIYGIVLFPSRENFVSLAAICVFMNKNPVLTLLADTYFAIHSRSKKGGFVVGSCLPLLYKWFMLHLPVRGPFVLKKSSLKWSDMIVNLTSYDIRWNYCVGKVWNIITSCGQYPNVPLMGTKGCISYNPTLAYRQLRYAMEGSQKHVEAFESVYFVDGKDPLELEKITYAWTKVYKRDQTTLSKKVPIAMGPYRKWVEEKVADLLLPFARSCSLYEQPPVVLSDTVAAELYIQAEADNIKLKAKDKEVGLERYFQDHEKAELACKLKHAQGEGSNMTHAQRRSHDLMEKILYRKQQECAKLQRSENNSKRKVQDSEKQLREEKAKSARLEEELASLRAQRRGDGGAHSVIKRS; this is encoded by the coding sequence ATGGACATTCTCACTGATACTGTCAAAGAACGTACGAGGCATACCAGCGCTTACAAGATTCCGGATATTGATGTTTCGGGGTTGATTGGTTTGAGTTCTCGGTTGAAAGGGGAGGTTCTCCGTGACTTCAATCATGAATATGGCAATTTGCTCTCCATCCTCAATACATCTTTTGATCCGATGGCTTTGATCACCCtgtttcagttctatgatccacaGTTGAGATGCTTTACATTTCAGGACTATCAATTGGTCCCAACGCTCGAGGAATTTTCTTACATACTCAACATCCGAATCACTGATGATGTACCTTTTGTTCGGGTTCCCGAGGTCGTGAGGTTTGAAAGGGTAGCTGAAGCTCTTCACATGGGTATAAAGGAGGTGGAAAGAAATTGGAAGTCATCGGGCGGTGTGTCTGGTTTCTATCTTTGCTTTTTGATCAGTAGGGCTGAGGACGCGGCTAAGAGAGAGCATTGGGTTGATTTTAGTCGTTTGCTTGCTATCATGATCTATGGCATTGTCTTATTCCCATCAAGGGAGAACTTTGTGAGTTTGGCGGCGATCTGTGTCTTTATGAACAAAAATCCCGTTCTAACGCTGCTTGCAGACACCTATTTTGCGATCCACTCTAGAAGTAAGAAGGGAGGATTTGTTGTCGGTTCATGTCTTCCGTTGTTGTATAAGTGGTTCATGTTGCATTTACCGGTGAGAGGACCTTttgtgctcaagaagagttctctCAAGTGGTCAGATATGATTGTTAACCTCACATCTTATGACATCAGGTGGAACTATTGTGTGGGGAAGGTTTGGAACATCATTACTAGTTGCGGTCAATATCCCAATGTTCCTCTCATGGGAACCAAAGGTTGTATTAGTTATAATCCCACGCTCGCTTACCGTCAATTGAGGTATGCAATGGAAGGGTCTCAGAAGCATGTAGAAGCATTTGAATCAGTGTACTTTGTCGATGGTAAAGATCCTCTGGAGCTAGAAAAGATAACGTATGCTTGGACTAAAGTCTACAAGAGAGATCAGACTACTTTGAGcaagaaggttcctattgctatgGGTCCTTACAGGAAGTGGGTTGAGGAAAAAGTGGCAGATCTGTTGTTGCCATTCGCGAGGTCATGTTCATTGTATGAGCAACCTCCCGTGGTTTTATCTGATACAGTTGCGGCTGAACTCTATATTCAAGCCGAAGCGGACAACATCAAGCTGAAAGCAAAGGATAAAGAGGTTGGCTTGGAGAGGTATTTTCAAGATCACGAAAAGGCGGAATTGGCTTGTAAGCTCAAGCATGCGCAAGGTGAAGGTTCAAACATGACACATGCTCAAAGGCGATCTCATGACTTGATGGAAAAAATCTTGTACCGAAAACAACAAGAATGTGCGAAGTTGCAGAGGTCTGAAAACAATAGCAAGAGAAAGGTGCAGGATTCAGAAAAGCAATTGAGGGAAGAAAAAGCCAAGTCAGCTCGACTTGAAGAAGAACTCGCAAGCCTCCGAGCCCAACGGAGAGGAGATGGAGGAGCTCATTCTGTTATCAAACGGTCCTAG